The genomic region CGACTTCCAGTACCACGACACCTATTTCGTGGTCGCGCATTTCCACTACGTGCTGGTGACCGGCGCGCTGTTCGCGATCATCGCCGCGGTCTACTACTGGTGGCCGAAGTGGACCGGCCGCATGTACAACGAGGGCATGGCCAAGTTCCACTTCTGGTGGACGATGATCTTCGTCAACCTGCTGTTCTTCCCGCAGCACTTCCTGGGCCTGGCCGGCATGCCGCGCCGCATCCCGGACTACAACGTGGTGTTTGCCGACTGGAACCTGATCAGCTCGATCGGCGCGTTCGGCATGTTCGTCACGCCATTCATGATGGGCTTCATCCTGTGGCGCTCGCTGAAGGCCGGCGCCAGGGCCGAGGCGCGTGCCTGGGGCAGCGCGAAGGGCCTGGAGTGGACCGTGCCGAGCCCGGCCCCGCACCATACCTTCAGCACCCCGCCGAAGATCAAGGATGGCGACCTCGCCCACGGCGACGTCACGCATTAAGTTTTCGCGAGTCCGTTCGCAAACCCCCGCACATCCGTGTGCGGACCGTTAACTGAAGAAGGCGCTTCTCCATTCAACATGGCCGCATCCACTGACCCGCGTAACGACCTCGACGCCCGCCGCAAGGCGGCGCGTCGCACGGCCGTGTGGGTGGCGCTGATCGCGGTGGGGGTCTACGTGGCGTTCCTGCTCAGCGGGGTGATCGGGCGATGAGCGCTTCCGGCTCGACCGGCCGCATGACCGTGATCATGGTCGGTGTCGGCCTGTGCGCGTTCGCGTTCTCGTTCGCGCTGGTGCCGCTGTACCGGATCGCCTGCGAGAAAGTGTTCGGCATCCGCCTGGAGCGTTCCGCCGTCGAGGGGCAGGTCGCAGCTCTTCCGGTCGAGGAGCGTTGGGTCACGGTCGAGTTCGACGGCGGCGTCAACTCCAAGCTGCCGTGGTCGTTCAGGCCCAACCAGACCACGATGCGGGTCCAGGTCGGCCAGCCCTACGACACCACCTACTACGCGCACAACGACAGCGATCGCATCATCGTCGGCAGTGCGGTGCCGTCGGTGGCGCCGGCGCGGGCCTCGGGCTACTTCAACAAGACAGAGTGCTTCTGCTTCACCGCGCAGACCCTGCATGCCGGCGAGACCCGCGACATGCCGGTGCGTTTCATCATCGATCCGGCGCTGCCGGCCGATGTCAGCACGGTCACGCTGTCGTACACGTTTTTCAAGAACGACGTTCTTACGGAACGTCTGGCTCTCTCCAACAATGACGTGCCGACCACGCAGCAGCTGGCAGCCTCCCCCCACGGGAACGCTGCCTCCGCTCCGCGTTCGGCACCCTGATACAAGCTCTGAACGGAACCGCCACCATGGCCCAAGCCCACTCGCCAGACGCCAACGTCTACTTCGTCCCGCACAGCAGCCGCTGGCCGTTCCTCGGCTCGATCGCGCTGTTCGTGACCATGATCGGCCTCGCCAGCTGGATGAACGACGCCGGCTGGGGCGGCCCGGTATTCCTGTTCGGCGCCGCGTTGATGATCGGCGTGCTGTTCGGCTGGTTCGGCGACGTGATCCGCGAGTCGATCGGCGGCCACTACAACAAGCAGGTCGACACCTCGTTCCGGATGGGCATGGTGTGGTTCATCTTCTCCGAGGTGATGTTCTTCGCGGCCTTCTTCGGCGCGCTGTTCTACGCCCGCCAGTTCGCGCTGCCGTGGCTGGGTGGCGAGGGCGACGGGATGATGACCCACAGCCTGCTGTGGGAGAGTTTCAGCAATGCCTGGCCGACCAGCGGCCCGGGCGCGGTCGGTGGCAGCTTCGAGACCATCCCCGCCTGGGGTCTGCCGTTGCTCAACACCCTGATCCTGCTGACCTCGGGCGTTACCGTCACCATTGCCCACCATGCGATCAAGGCCAACCACCGTGGCCAGCTGCTGCTGTTCCTGGGCCTGACCGTGCTGCTGGGCTGCGTGTTCCTGTTCTTCCAGGCCGAAGAGTACATCCACGCCTACAGGGATCTGAACCTGACCCTGGGTTCGGGCATCTACGGCTCGACCTTCTTCATGTTGACCGGCTTCCACGGCCTGCACGTCACCCTCGGCACGATCATGCTGGCGGTGATCTGGTTCCGTTGCCTGAAGGGTCATTTCAGCAAGGACGATCACTTCGCGTTCGAGGCAGTGGCCTGGTACTGGCACTTCGTCGATGTGGTCTGGCTGGGCCTGTTCCTGTTCGTGTACGTGCTGTAAGCGGTGAAGCCCGCCGCCAGCGCGGTCGCGGTCGGGAAAGACTGAGACCAGCCGCTGCGTAAATCGTAGCGATGAAAGGTAAAGGGTGAAGCGCCGACGCCTTCACCCTTTACCGTTTAAAGGCGGGCACGGCGGCCGGTTTCACAGCGTGCGACAGGCCGCTTCAGGGATTCCGCCCGACCCCGTGGAACTGGATCCAGCCCATGTAGTTGGCCAGCACGACCAGCAGGATCAGGGCGATGGACAGGGCGATGCGGCGGGTCAGTGCGTTGACGGTGCGCTTGCTTCCGCCCTTGTCGACGAGCATGTAGTAGAGGCCGGCACCGAGGTTCCAGAGAATGACGATCAGGAAGGCAATGACCAGCAGGGTCTTCAGTGAGTCGCTCATGGTGGCCTCCGGCCTGTGCCTGGACGGTACAGATAGGCGATTATCGCAGGCCGGGGCGTGGCCGTCGCGGGTGCTTGCGTGGTGAGCCGTCGACGCTCCCTGTGGACTGGCTGGACGCTGGCGCTGCTGGCGATCGTGCTGTTTGCCAACCTTGGCCTATGGCAGTCGCGACGGGCGGTGGAGAAGCAGGCCATGCTCGATGCCGCGAACGCGGTGCTGGAGCAGCGCAGTCCGCGTGCCTTGGCGATTGCGTCCGATCCGGCACGGGCACATGGGTATGACTGGGCGCAGGGGATGGGCGAATTCGTCGATACGCCAGCCCTGCTGCTCGACAACCAGCGACATGACGGGCGCGCCGGCGTGCGGGCCTACCGGCTGTTCGCCGACGACGATGGTGGCCTGCTGCTGGTCGACCTGGGCTGGTTGCCGTTGCCCGGCGACCGCCGGATGCCGGCGGTGCCGCGCGCGGACGGACGCATCGCGGTGCGCGGACTGTTGGCGCCACCGCCTTCGCCGGGGCTGGCGATTGGCCCGGCCATGGCAAGGACGGCGACCGTCGATGGTGAGGCCTGGCTGCTGACCCGGGTCGAGTTGGCTACGATCGCCGAATCTCTGGCACTGCAGGCGCCTCCGGCAGCCCGGGTGCTGCGGCTGGATCCGGCATTGCCACTGGGTCATGCGCGCGATCTGGAGTTGTTGCCCAACACGCTGCCGCCGGACAAGCATCGTGGCTATGCCGTGCAATGGTTCGCGCTGGCACTGGCGGTACTGGCCACCGCGCTGGTGCTGACGTTCCGGCGGTTCAAGTGAATCGACGGTACATGCCCGATCAACATGACCAGAAGGTCAAGACGATGAACGACAACACCTCGCTTGGTAGAACCACGTCCGATACCGCCCGCCGCAATCGCAATCGCGTCATGCTGGTCGCGATCGCCGCGCTGTTCCTCGGCAGCATGCTGGTGGCCGGCCTGCTGCGCTTCTCGGGCTGGCGTCCGCAGGGCATGCAGAATCATGGCGAGTTGTTGCAGCCGCCGATCGATACGCGCGATGTGGTTCCACGGATGCTGGACGGCAACGAATATCATTGGCGACCGGTCGAACGGACCTGGCGCATCCTCGCCGCGCCGCCGGCGCAGTGCGATGACGCATGCCGACAGATCGCGCGCGATGTCGAGGTGGTCTGGGAGCTGTTCGGCAAGGATGCGGACCGGGTCGACGTGCTGTGGCTGGGCGGATATCCGGATGGCGTGAAGCGTCCGGACAGCCTGGTCGAGATCGCGGCAGACGACGCCCTGCGTGGGCGCCTGCCACAGGCTGACGTGACGGCCGGCACCCCGGTCTACGTGCTGGACCCGAACGGCTTCGTGGTTCTGCGTTACGCTCCGGGCTTCGATCCGGCCGGTCTGCGCAAGGACGTGGCCAGGCTGCTCAAGCTCCGCTGAGCCGGCAAGGGCAGGATGCGGAAACCCTCATAACCAGAACACTGATGAATACTCCTTTCAAGGCCGCGGCCTTTTCCAAGCATCTGCACCGCATCGCCTGGCTGGCGGTGGCGCTGACGGCGTGCGTGATCGTGTTCGGCGCCTTCGTTCGCCTGTCCGATGCCGGCCTGAGCTGCCCCGACTGGCCGACCTGCTATGGCCGCGCGACCTGGCCAGGCGCGCACGTGGAGGCGGCAGACCATGCGGCGAGTGCGATCCGCCCGTTCGAATCCCACAAGGCCTGGCGCGAGCAGGTCCACCGCCACCTCGCCGCGATCCTCGGCCTGCTGGTGCTCGCGCTGACCCTGCTGGCGGTGCGCAAGCGCCGTCTCGGCATGACACAGGTGCTGGCCGCGTCCGGCCTGGTCGCGGCCGCGATCCCGCTCTACATGCACGGCGAGCACGTGACGGCTGCGCTGCTGGCGATCTCTGGCGAGGCGATCCTGTTGTTCGCTGCGCTGCGCTGGAGCAACAAGGATCTTTCGCGGGTAGCCGCGTTCACGCTCGCGGTGATCATTTTCCAGGCCTTGCTCGGGATGTGGACGGTCACCTGGCTGCTCAAGCCGATCGTGGTGATGGGGCATCTGCTTGGTGGCCTGCTCACGTTTTCGCTGCTGTTGTGGATGGCCTGGCGCGCGACCGGCGCACCGATCCGCCTGGCCGATGCGCCGCAGTTGCACCGTTGGGTGGTCGTGGCGCTGGTCCTGGTTGGCGTGCAGATCGCGCTGGGCGGCTGGGTCAGTGCCAACTATGCCGCGCTGGCCTGTGGCAATGATTTTCCAACCTGCGTCGGCCAGTGGTGGCCTGGCACCAACTTCCGCGAAGGCTTCGTGCTCTGGCGCGGGATCGGCGGCGACTATGAAGGCGGTATCCTCGACGGCGAGTCGCGCATCGCGATCCAGCTCGCGCACCGGATCATGGCCGTGGCCGTGTTCGCCTGGCTGCTCGCGTGCGCGCTGCGGCTGATGAGGTTGCCGGGCATGCGCGGCTGGGGCGTGTTCGTGCTGGTGGCGCTGCTGCTGCAGGTCGGCCTCGGCATCGCCAACGTCAAGCTTGGCCTGCCGCTTTCGGTGGCGGTATTGCACAACGCCGGCGCGGTGCTGCTGCTGTTCGTGCTGGTATCGCTGCTGGCGCGGCTGAAGGCACCGGAGCACTGACGGTGGGCGCAGCCGGCCAAGG from Lysobacter alkalisoli harbors:
- a CDS encoding cytochrome c oxidase assembly protein, with amino-acid sequence MSASGSTGRMTVIMVGVGLCAFAFSFALVPLYRIACEKVFGIRLERSAVEGQVAALPVEERWVTVEFDGGVNSKLPWSFRPNQTTMRVQVGQPYDTTYYAHNDSDRIIVGSAVPSVAPARASGYFNKTECFCFTAQTLHAGETRDMPVRFIIDPALPADVSTVTLSYTFFKNDVLTERLALSNNDVPTTQQLAASPHGNAASAPRSAP
- a CDS encoding cytochrome c oxidase subunit 3, translated to MAQAHSPDANVYFVPHSSRWPFLGSIALFVTMIGLASWMNDAGWGGPVFLFGAALMIGVLFGWFGDVIRESIGGHYNKQVDTSFRMGMVWFIFSEVMFFAAFFGALFYARQFALPWLGGEGDGMMTHSLLWESFSNAWPTSGPGAVGGSFETIPAWGLPLLNTLILLTSGVTVTIAHHAIKANHRGQLLLFLGLTVLLGCVFLFFQAEEYIHAYRDLNLTLGSGIYGSTFFMLTGFHGLHVTLGTIMLAVIWFRCLKGHFSKDDHFAFEAVAWYWHFVDVVWLGLFLFVYVL
- a CDS encoding twin transmembrane helix small protein — protein: MSDSLKTLLVIAFLIVILWNLGAGLYYMLVDKGGSKRTVNALTRRIALSIALILLVVLANYMGWIQFHGVGRNP
- a CDS encoding SURF1 family protein gives rise to the protein MSRRRSLWTGWTLALLAIVLFANLGLWQSRRAVEKQAMLDAANAVLEQRSPRALAIASDPARAHGYDWAQGMGEFVDTPALLLDNQRHDGRAGVRAYRLFADDDGGLLLVDLGWLPLPGDRRMPAVPRADGRIAVRGLLAPPPSPGLAIGPAMARTATVDGEAWLLTRVELATIAESLALQAPPAARVLRLDPALPLGHARDLELLPNTLPPDKHRGYAVQWFALALAVLATALVLTFRRFK
- a CDS encoding COX15/CtaA family protein, with product MNTPFKAAAFSKHLHRIAWLAVALTACVIVFGAFVRLSDAGLSCPDWPTCYGRATWPGAHVEAADHAASAIRPFESHKAWREQVHRHLAAILGLLVLALTLLAVRKRRLGMTQVLAASGLVAAAIPLYMHGEHVTAALLAISGEAILLFAALRWSNKDLSRVAAFTLAVIIFQALLGMWTVTWLLKPIVVMGHLLGGLLTFSLLLWMAWRATGAPIRLADAPQLHRWVVVALVLVGVQIALGGWVSANYAALACGNDFPTCVGQWWPGTNFREGFVLWRGIGGDYEGGILDGESRIAIQLAHRIMAVAVFAWLLACALRLMRLPGMRGWGVFVLVALLLQVGLGIANVKLGLPLSVAVLHNAGAVLLLFVLVSLLARLKAPEH